From the Erythrolamprus reginae isolate rEryReg1 chromosome Z, rEryReg1.hap1, whole genome shotgun sequence genome, one window contains:
- the LOC139154061 gene encoding olfactory receptor 5G29-like, which produces MDTRPTENQSQTSATGFLLMGFSIDPNNQNLLFVIGLFIYLLTLGGNLAIITLIIIDQHLQTPMYFLLGNLSFVEICCTSTTAPKVLWNLLSGDKTISYIGCALQLYFFGTFGSTECLLLSAMAYDRYVAVCHPLHYTLIINQTVRRYLLATSWIIGHFNSTVNTAMVFSLHFCHSNKINHFFCDIPPLLHLSCSDIFVSQMVTFTISGGIMIVSFGLTLLSYVFIVSSVIKIQTAHGRMKAFSTCGSHLTVVSIFFGTLMYTYIRPSSAHSTKEDPLISVLYTTIIPLLNPLIYSFRNKEVQGALYKILGKRRS; this is translated from the coding sequence ATGGACACCAGACCAACAGAAAACCAGAGCCAGACAAGTGCTACAGGATTTCTCTTGATGGGTTTCTCCATTGACCCAAACAACCAGAATCTTCTTTTTGTCATagggttgtttatttatttgttaacattAGGAGGGAATCTAGCAATCATTACATTGATCATTATAGATCAGCATCTTCAAACTCCTATGTACTTTCTCCTTGGCAATCTCTCTTTTGTGGAGATCTGCTGCACTTCCACTACTGCCCCTAAAGTGCTATGGAACCTCTTGTCAGGCGATAAGACCATCTCCTACATAGGTTGTGCACTACAATTGTATTTCTTTGGTACTTTTGGAAGCACAGAATGTCTTCTTCTCTCAGCTATGGCATATGATCGTTATGTAGCTGTTTGTCACCCTTTGCACTACACTCTGATCATTAATCAAACAGTACGTCGATATTTGTTGGCCACCTCCTGGATTATTGGCCACTTCAATTCCACTGTTAATACAGCTATGGTCTTTTCCCTACATTTCTGCCATTCTAATAAAATCAATCACTTTTTCTGTGACATTCCTCCTTTACTACACTTATCTTGTTCTGATATCTTTGTCAGCCAGATGGTGACCTTCACCATCTCTGGTGGTATTATGATTGTGTCATTTGGTCTAACCCTTCTTTCCTATGTTTTCATTGTTTCCTCTGTCATCAAAATCCAAACTGCTCATGGGAGGATGAAGGCATTTTCCACCTGTGGATCACATCTGACTGTGGTGAGCATCTTTTTTGGCACTCTGATGTACACCTACATAAGGCCTTCTTCTGCTCACTCCACAAAAGAAGACCCTCTAATTTCAGTTCTATACACTACCATTATACCATTGCTCAATCCCTTGATCTACAGCTTCCGAAACAAGGAAGTACAAGGGGCtctttataaaattcttggaAAGAGGAGATCATAA
- the LOC139154060 gene encoding olfactory receptor 14J1-like produces MLNTTNILVFILVGFSENQEVQILYSSIFLIMYFFVLGGNLLIIFLILFNRCLHTPMYFFLINLSIGDLGGTSAIIPKSIVNTLMSSKWISYSECVTQLFFYLSFLSSNFFLLTVMAYDRYIAICHPLYFASIMNWSSCIQMAGGAWVVGFLHAALHTGYIFSMPFCSNIIDQFFCEVPQLIKLFCPGSYLSETWILIFSTGLEIGCLSFIILSYVRIFITVLRMPSTEKREKAFSTCIPHLIVVSLLVGSSLLAHLILPANSPSRVDKVFTTLYAVLPSLMNPIIYSMRNKDVKIAFRKLFG; encoded by the coding sequence ATGTTGAACACAACTAATATATTGGTTTTTATACTTGTTGGATTTTCTGAAAATCAAGAGGTTCAAATTTTATACAGCAGTATTTTTTTGATAATGTATTTTTTTGTCCTGGGAGGAAATCTTCTCATTATTTTTTTGATACTGTTCAATCGTTGTTTGCACACCccaatgtatttctttttaatcAATTTATCTATTGGTGATCTTGGTGGGACATCCGCTATTATACCCAAATCTATAGTAAATACCCTCATGAGCTCCAAATGGATTTCATATTCTGAATGTGTGACACAAttgtttttctatctttctttcttatcgTCAAATTTCTTCCTTCTCACTGTCATGGCCTATGATAGATACATTGCTATCTGTCACCCACTGTACTTTGCATCCATAATGAATTGGTCCAGTTGCATTCAGATGGCTGGAGGGGCTTGGGTAGTTGGATTTTTGCATGCAGCTCTTCACACAGGATATATATTTTCTATGCCTTTCTGCTCCAACATAATCGATCAGTTCTTCTGTGAAGTTCCACAGTTAATCAAGCTCTTTTGTCCTGGTTCTTACCTCAGTGAAACCTGGATACTTATCTTTAGTACAGGCTTAGAAATTGGCTGCCTTTCATTCATTATTTTGTCCTATGTTCGGATTTTTATCACGGTGCTGAGAATGCCCTCAactgagaaaagagaaaaggccTTTTCTACTTGCATCCCCCACCTCATCGTGGTTTCCCTATTAGTTGGCAGTAGCCTCTTGGCTCATCTGATACTACCTGCTAACTCTCCATCCAGAGTAGACAAAGTGTTTACCACACTATATGCAGTTCTGCCTTCTTTAAT